From one Streptomyces sp. R41 genomic stretch:
- a CDS encoding discoidin domain-containing protein translates to MTVDRCSCRRRKDVTLVSLLLLVLAMALGPTPSSAAGNDWWTPTARPTPDSQINVTGEPFTGTDAEGEVRGFVDAHDHLFANEAFGGRLICGKTFSEAGIADALKDCPEHYPDGSLAVFDFITKGGDGRHDPVGWPTFQDWPAHDSLTHQQNYYAWVERAWRGGQRVLVNDLVTNGVICSVYFFKDRSCDEMTSIRLQAKLTYDLQAYVDKMYGGTGKGWFRIVTDSEQAREVIKQGKLAVVLGVETSEPFGCKQVLDIAQCSKADIDAGLDELYALGVRSMFLCHKFDNALCGVRFDEGALGTAINVGQFLSTGTFWKTEKCTGPQHDNPINGASASEAEGKLPAGVEAPSYDSDAQCNTRGLTDLGEYAVRGMMQRKMMLEIDHMSVKAVGRALDIFEADSYPGVISSHSWMDLNWTERVYGLGGFVAQYMHGSQGFVAEANRTKALRDKYDVGYGYGTDMNGVGGWPAPRGADAANKVTYPFRSVDGGSVIDRQTTGERTWDLNTDGAAHYGLVPDWIEDIRLVGGQDVVNDLFRGAESYLGTWGATEKHQAGANLAKGAAATASSAEWNPFTSYAPGRAVDGTRDTRWASGWSDDQWLRIDLGSTHLVGRVTLDWERAYGKSYRIELSTDGVNWQTAWSTTSGDGGLDTTRFTGTPARYVRIHGLERGTNWGYSLYEVGVHSS, encoded by the coding sequence ATGACCGTGGATCGATGCTCGTGCCGCAGGCGCAAAGACGTCACTCTTGTGTCGCTGCTCCTCCTCGTGCTGGCCATGGCCCTCGGCCCCACGCCGAGTTCGGCCGCCGGCAACGACTGGTGGACTCCGACCGCACGCCCCACCCCGGACTCCCAGATCAACGTCACCGGCGAGCCGTTCACGGGCACCGACGCCGAAGGAGAAGTGCGCGGCTTCGTCGACGCCCACGACCACCTCTTCGCCAACGAGGCCTTCGGCGGGCGACTCATCTGCGGCAAGACGTTCTCCGAGGCCGGGATCGCCGACGCGCTCAAGGACTGTCCCGAGCACTACCCCGACGGTTCGCTCGCGGTCTTCGACTTCATCACCAAGGGCGGTGACGGCCGACACGACCCGGTCGGCTGGCCCACGTTCCAGGACTGGCCCGCGCACGACTCGCTGACCCACCAGCAGAACTACTACGCCTGGGTGGAACGGGCCTGGCGCGGCGGCCAGCGGGTGCTCGTCAACGACCTCGTCACCAACGGCGTGATCTGCTCGGTGTACTTCTTCAAGGACCGCAGCTGCGACGAGATGACGTCGATCCGACTGCAGGCGAAGCTGACGTACGACCTGCAGGCGTACGTCGACAAGATGTACGGCGGTACGGGCAAGGGCTGGTTCCGGATCGTCACGGACAGCGAGCAGGCCCGCGAGGTCATCAAGCAGGGCAAACTTGCGGTCGTCCTGGGCGTCGAGACCTCCGAGCCGTTCGGCTGCAAGCAGGTCCTGGACATTGCGCAGTGCAGCAAGGCCGACATCGACGCAGGGCTGGACGAGCTGTACGCGCTGGGCGTGCGCAGCATGTTCCTGTGCCACAAGTTCGACAACGCCCTGTGCGGGGTGCGCTTCGACGAGGGTGCGCTCGGAACGGCCATCAACGTCGGGCAGTTCCTGTCGACCGGCACTTTCTGGAAGACGGAGAAGTGCACGGGCCCGCAGCACGACAACCCCATCAACGGAGCCTCGGCGTCCGAGGCCGAGGGGAAACTCCCGGCGGGCGTGGAGGCCCCCTCGTACGACAGCGACGCCCAGTGCAACACCCGCGGTCTCACGGACCTCGGTGAGTACGCCGTGCGCGGCATGATGCAACGCAAGATGATGCTGGAGATCGACCATATGAGCGTCAAGGCCGTCGGTCGCGCGCTCGACATCTTCGAGGCCGATTCGTATCCCGGCGTGATTTCCTCGCACAGCTGGATGGATCTGAACTGGACCGAGCGGGTCTACGGCCTCGGCGGCTTCGTCGCCCAGTACATGCACGGCTCGCAGGGATTCGTCGCCGAGGCCAACCGCACGAAGGCTCTGCGGGACAAGTACGACGTCGGTTACGGCTACGGAACGGACATGAACGGCGTCGGCGGCTGGCCGGCACCGCGCGGCGCGGACGCCGCCAACAAGGTCACGTACCCCTTCCGCAGCGTCGACGGCGGCTCCGTCATCGACAGGCAGACCACCGGCGAGCGCACCTGGGACCTGAACACCGACGGAGCCGCGCACTACGGCCTCGTGCCGGACTGGATCGAGGACATCCGGCTCGTCGGCGGACAGGACGTGGTGAACGACCTCTTCCGGGGCGCCGAGTCCTACCTCGGCACGTGGGGCGCGACCGAGAAGCACCAGGCCGGAGCCAACCTCGCCAAGGGCGCGGCGGCCACGGCCAGTTCGGCGGAGTGGAACCCGTTCACGAGCTACGCACCCGGCCGCGCCGTGGACGGCACGCGGGACACCCGCTGGGCCAGCGGCTGGAGCGACGACCAGTGGCTGCGCATCGACCTCGGCTCCACGCACCTGGTCGGGCGCGTCACGCTCGACTGGGAGCGTGCGTACGGCAAGTCGTACCGCATCGAACTCTCCACCGACGGAGTGAACTGGCAGACCGCCTGGTCCACGACGTCCGGCGACGGCGGCCTGGACACGACCCGGTTCACCGGCACGCCGGCCCGATACGTCCGTATCCACGGACTGG
- a CDS encoding MFS transporter, with protein sequence MPGNDLTRLRIALTVFFALDGFIFAGWVVRIPAIKEQTGASASALGLALLGVSAGAVITMTLTGRLCRRFGSHPVTVACGVLLSLSVALPPLTHSALALGLVLLIFGAAYGGINVAFNSAAVDLVAALRRPIMPSFHGAFSLGGMIGAGLGGLVAGSLSPTRHLLGLSLIGLLVTAVTGRALLRHEPPAPPDRMPQEERVPRRLDARTRGLVAVFGLIALCTAYGEGALADWGALHLEQDLKAHPGIAAAGYSCFALAMTIGRLTGTTLLERLGRTRTVVAGGTTAAAGMLLGALAPSVWAALLGFAITGLGLANIFPVAVERAGALAGPSGVATASTLGYGGMLLGPPAIGFMADWFSLPAALTSVAALAAVAAVIGYGTRRATAS encoded by the coding sequence GTGCCGGGCAACGACCTCACCCGACTCCGCATCGCCCTCACCGTCTTCTTCGCCCTCGACGGCTTCATCTTCGCCGGATGGGTCGTCCGGATCCCGGCCATCAAGGAACAGACCGGTGCCTCCGCCAGCGCACTGGGGCTCGCCCTCCTCGGCGTCTCCGCCGGTGCGGTGATCACGATGACGCTCACCGGACGCCTGTGCCGCCGCTTCGGCAGCCACCCGGTGACGGTGGCCTGCGGCGTACTGCTCTCACTGAGCGTCGCCCTGCCCCCGCTGACCCACTCGGCGCTCGCCCTGGGACTCGTCCTGCTGATCTTCGGAGCCGCATACGGCGGGATAAATGTCGCCTTCAACAGCGCCGCCGTGGACCTGGTGGCCGCACTGCGGCGGCCGATCATGCCCAGTTTCCACGGCGCCTTCAGCCTGGGCGGCATGATCGGCGCCGGGCTGGGCGGGCTGGTCGCGGGGTCCCTGTCCCCGACCCGCCATCTGCTCGGCCTCAGCCTGATCGGGCTGCTGGTGACCGCCGTCACCGGACGTGCCCTGCTGCGGCACGAGCCCCCGGCTCCGCCGGATCGAATGCCGCAGGAGGAGCGCGTCCCGCGTCGCCTGGACGCCCGCACCCGCGGACTGGTCGCCGTCTTCGGCCTGATCGCCCTCTGCACGGCGTACGGCGAAGGAGCCCTGGCCGACTGGGGCGCGCTGCACCTGGAGCAGGATCTGAAGGCCCACCCGGGCATCGCGGCCGCCGGCTACTCGTGCTTCGCCCTCGCCATGACCATCGGCCGACTCACCGGAACGACGCTCCTGGAACGCCTCGGGCGGACCCGGACCGTGGTGGCGGGCGGCACCACGGCCGCAGCCGGAATGCTGCTCGGTGCTCTCGCCCCCTCGGTGTGGGCGGCCCTGCTCGGCTTCGCGATCACGGGCCTCGGGCTGGCCAACATCTTCCCGGTCGCCGTCGAACGCGCCGGCGCACTCGCCGGCCCCAGCGGTGTCGCGACCGCGTCCACCCTCGGCTACGGCGGCATGCTCCTCGGACCGCCCGCCATCGGGTTCATGGCGGACTGGTTCTCCCTGCCCGCCGCCCTCACCAGCGTCGCGGCGCTGGCGGCGGTCGCCGCCGTCATCGGATACGGGACACGGCGGGCAACGGCGAGCTGA